Proteins from one Bacteroidales bacterium genomic window:
- a CDS encoding S8 family serine peptidase, with product MPKLLITLTLLIWSSILLAQEGYVVRVWFTDKSECGYSTDNPQQFLSDKSIARHNIELIKISEQDLPITQHYKQEVMNMAQHIVTYSNWLNTLVVECDSNNIQQIEQLPFVKKVEVLSKAKADSVKFKSNFYSASNIKLHPLYGVSHPISKRANVVTSHKRGRWGEGVYIAVLDAGFGGVDTLGRWFDKDRIKFTCDVVNPQGNIFRENEHGTAVLSTMLANREGEYMGIAPKSDYALIRTEDINVETPCEEDMFVRGLEIADSLGVDIVNVSLGYSDYNGIISVSTLATEIATSKGIVVVTSCGNRGKEGFTLPADAKGVIAVGGVDKRGRVTEFTSREYVRGRYKAPKVCALGSDVPVITGSGKIMITYGTSFAAPAISGAVAIKKSRE from the coding sequence AGATAATCCGCAACAGTTTTTGAGCGACAAGAGTATTGCCCGACATAATATAGAGCTGATTAAAATAAGCGAACAAGACCTGCCAATCACTCAACACTACAAGCAAGAGGTAATGAATATGGCTCAACATATTGTTACCTATTCAAATTGGCTTAACACGTTGGTGGTGGAGTGCGATAGTAACAATATCCAGCAAATTGAGCAACTCCCTTTTGTGAAAAAAGTAGAGGTATTGTCTAAGGCAAAGGCTGATAGCGTAAAGTTTAAATCTAACTTTTATAGTGCAAGTAATATAAAACTACATCCCCTTTATGGGGTATCGCACCCAATATCAAAGAGAGCAAACGTTGTAACCTCTCACAAGAGAGGCAGATGGGGCGAGGGTGTATATATAGCAGTTTTAGATGCAGGTTTTGGTGGTGTTGACACTCTTGGCAGATGGTTTGATAAGGATAGAATAAAATTTACCTGCGATGTTGTAAACCCTCAGGGTAATATCTTTCGTGAGAATGAACATGGTACAGCAGTACTTTCAACAATGCTTGCAAACAGAGAGGGTGAATATATGGGCATTGCCCCAAAGAGTGACTATGCTCTTATCCGTACTGAGGATATAAACGTAGAGACTCCTTGTGAAGAGGATATGTTTGTTCGTGGATTGGAGATTGCCGATAGTCTTGGCGTTGATATAGTAAACGTATCGTTGGGATATAGTGATTACAATGGAATAATCTCAGTCTCAACACTTGCTACCGAGATAGCAACAAGTAAAGGCATTGTCGTTGTAACAAGTTGTGGAAACAGAGGTAAAGAGGGATTCACTCTCCCCGCTGATGCCAAAGGTGTTATTGCCGTTGGAGGAGTTGATAAACGAGGCAGAGTTACCGAGTTTACCTCAAGAGAGTATGTTCGTGGCAGATACAAAGCCCCAAAAGTTTGTGCCTTAGGAAGTGATGTTCCAGTTATTACAGGCAGTGGTAAAATTATGATTACTTACGGCACCTCATTCGCAGCTCCTGCCATATCGGGTGCAGTTGCCATTAAAAAGAGTAGGGAATAA